ATCAGTCTTCGGATCGCGCCCGAGCAACTCAGCTTTGAATTTCTCACCATTTGAAAAATTAACAATAATCTCCTCGGCATTTTCAACCACATGATTATTAGTGATAACAATGCCTGACGGATCAATAACAAAGCCAGACCCAAGAGAAGAGACACGACGTTTTTTCGACGGCTCTTTTTCATCACGTTCCATAAATTCTTCAAAAAAATCCTCGAAAGGGGACATTTGTATCCCAGGAGGGTTTTGAACCGTCGTGCTAATGGAGATATTCACCACTGCAGGCATTAAATCTTCGACAATATCGGCGAAACTTTGCGGCATATTTTGCGCGGCAGCGACATGGGCGAAGGCGACAATCGCCAACAGACCAAAACCGAACAAACGAACCATATTTTTAAAGCGGGAAGATATATTTCGTCTCATAAGTTACCTCATACCAGAGAGCCAAACTAAAACAACGCCCAATGTCATCGCCCCAAGTCCAAAATATCTAAGTTTTTCTGTTTCAATGTCTTTTAATTGCATAAGGAGATTTTTAAAAGCCGAAGGAAACAGGGCATATATGGCTCCCTCAAAAGCCAGAATGATACCCAGAATGAATATAATTATTTTCATTTCTCATCTTTTACAGCTTCACTATCGGTATTCTCCAGTCCAATATTTGTCACAAGATCATAGCAAAGAGCCTCTTGTAGTGACTTTTTAGACTTCACGATAGAGGCAACATCAACACGGCTCTTTTTAACAGTGCTGTTAGCTACCCGTTTATTAAAAACCGTATC
This sequence is a window from Candidatus Micropelagos thuwalensis. Protein-coding genes within it:
- a CDS encoding DUF2065 domain-containing protein, encoding MKIIIFILGIILAFEGAIYALFPSAFKNLLMQLKDIETEKLRYFGLGAMTLGVVLVWLSGMR